In Sulfolobales archaeon, one DNA window encodes the following:
- the otsB gene encoding trehalose-phosphatase → MDSSGCPKYLFDEIDELSKKIYGSRYVFLFLDYDGTLSPIPRRRIKLERPLSQHTRDLLASLSNSERIRISIVSGRSVETLKQLVGLDNILYVGAHGHVIEGPGIRFTHCIARELSKVINSVLLEIRGKIQGVGAVIEDKGVTFSIHYRGVKRENVEIIRSILTDIALKYHGLEIKKGKSIFEVLPNTGWNKGRAVEYVLAMLAMSVGYGIPIYIGDDASDESAFKVVNKGGISVRVGRSCRTRAKYYVRDVGDVEKFLAWLGEAVKNS, encoded by the coding sequence ATGGATAGCTCTGGATGTCCTAAGTATCTATTTGATGAGATAGACGAGCTCTCTAAGAAGATCTATGGCTCTAGATATGTGTTTCTCTTCCTAGACTATGATGGAACACTCTCCCCAATTCCTAGGAGGAGGATTAAGCTTGAGAGGCCTTTAAGCCAGCATACCAGGGATCTCCTTGCCTCTCTATCTAATAGTGAGAGGATTAGGATCTCTATCGTTAGCGGGAGATCTGTGGAGACTTTGAAACAACTAGTTGGTCTAGATAATATCCTCTACGTAGGGGCTCATGGACATGTTATAGAGGGGCCTGGGATTAGGTTTACCCACTGCATAGCTAGGGAGCTATCCAAGGTGATTAATAGTGTATTGCTAGAGATACGTGGGAAGATCCAAGGAGTTGGGGCTGTGATCGAGGATAAAGGAGTTACCTTTTCCATCCACTATAGAGGGGTTAAAAGGGAAAACGTAGAAATAATTAGATCTATATTAACAGATATAGCATTAAAATACCATGGGCTTGAGATTAAGAAGGGTAAAAGCATCTTCGAGGTTCTACCGAATACTGGGTGGAATAAGGGAAGGGCTGTAGAGTATGTGCTAGCTATGCTGGCCATGAGCGTTGGCTATGGCATACCTATCTATATAGGCGATGATGCGTCTGACGAGAGCGCATTTAAGGTGGTGAATAAGGGGGGCATATCTGTGAGGGTTGGTAGATCGTGTAGGACTAGAGCTAAATACTATGTAAGGGATGTAGGCGATGTAGAGAAATTCCTAGCCTGGCTGGGGGAAGCTGTTAAAAATAGCTAG